A genomic segment from Paramixta manurensis encodes:
- the atpD gene encoding F0F1 ATP synthase subunit beta, with translation MATGKIVQVIGAVVDVEFPQDAVPQVYSALEVKNGDARLVLEVQQQLGGGVVRTIAMGSSDGLRRGLETVDLEHPIEVPVGKATLGRIMNVLGEPIDMKGDIGEEERWAIHRAAPTYEELSSSQELLETGIKVIDLICPFAKGGKVGLFGGAGVGKTVNMMELIRNIAIEHSGYSVFAGVGERTREGNDFYHEMTDSNVLDKVSLVYGQMNEPPGNRLRVALTGLTMAEKFRDEGRDVLLFVDNIYRYTLAGTEVSALLGRMPSAVGYQPTLAEEMGVLQERITSTKTGSITSVQAVYVPADDLTDPSPATTFAHLDSTVTLSRQIASLGIYPAVDPLDSTSRQLDPLVVGQEHYDTARGVQSILQRYQELKDIIAILGMDELSEEDKLLVARARKIQRFLSQPFFVAEVFTGSPGKYVSLKETIRGFKGIMEGEFDHLPEQAFYMVGSIDEAAEKAKKL, from the coding sequence ATGGCTACTGGAAAGATTGTCCAGGTAATCGGCGCCGTAGTTGACGTCGAGTTCCCTCAGGACGCAGTACCACAAGTGTACAGCGCCCTTGAGGTTAAAAATGGTGATGCTCGTCTGGTGCTGGAAGTACAGCAGCAGCTGGGTGGCGGCGTGGTACGTACCATCGCTATGGGTTCTTCCGACGGTCTGCGCCGTGGTTTGGAAACCGTTGACCTTGAGCACCCGATTGAAGTCCCGGTAGGTAAAGCAACGCTTGGCCGTATCATGAACGTGCTGGGCGAGCCGATCGATATGAAAGGCGACATCGGCGAAGAAGAGCGCTGGGCTATTCACCGTGCGGCGCCCACCTACGAAGAGCTATCCAGCTCTCAGGAATTGCTGGAAACCGGGATTAAAGTTATCGACCTGATTTGTCCGTTTGCTAAAGGCGGTAAAGTGGGTCTGTTCGGTGGCGCCGGTGTAGGTAAAACCGTAAACATGATGGAATTGATTCGTAACATCGCGATCGAGCACTCCGGTTATTCGGTGTTTGCCGGTGTGGGCGAACGTACCCGTGAAGGTAACGACTTCTATCATGAAATGACCGACTCCAACGTTCTGGATAAAGTATCGCTGGTATATGGCCAGATGAACGAGCCGCCAGGAAACCGTCTGCGCGTGGCGCTGACTGGCCTGACAATGGCGGAGAAATTCCGTGATGAAGGCCGTGACGTTCTGCTGTTCGTGGATAACATTTACCGTTATACCCTGGCCGGTACTGAAGTTTCCGCGTTGCTTGGTCGTATGCCTTCTGCGGTAGGTTATCAGCCAACGTTGGCGGAAGAGATGGGTGTCTTGCAAGAGCGTATTACCTCTACCAAGACCGGTTCTATCACCTCCGTGCAGGCAGTTTACGTCCCTGCGGATGACTTGACTGACCCGTCTCCGGCAACCACCTTTGCGCACCTTGACTCTACGGTAACGCTGAGCCGCCAAATTGCGTCTCTGGGGATTTACCCGGCGGTTGATCCACTGGATTCCACTAGCCGTCAGCTCGATCCGCTGGTTGTTGGTCAGGAACACTACGATACCGCGCGTGGCGTGCAGTCTATTCTGCAACGTTACCAGGAACTGAAAGATATCATCGCCATTCTCGGTATGGATGAACTGTCAGAAGAAGATAAGCTGCTGGTGGCGCGTGCGCGTAAGATTCAGCGCTTCCTGTCTCAGCCGTTCTTCGTAGCAGAAGTCTTTACAGGTTCACCTGGCAAATACGTGTCGCTGAAAGAAACCATCCGTGGCTTTAAAGGCATCATGGAAGGTGAATTCGACCATCTGCCAGAGCAGGCTTTCTACATGGTGGGTTCTATCGACGAAGCCGCGGAAAAAGCGAAGAAACTGTAA
- a CDS encoding F0F1 ATP synthase subunit epsilon, producing the protein MAMTYHLDVVSAEQRMFSGVVQKIQVSGSEGELGIYPGHAPLLSAIKPGMIRIVKQHGEEEYIYLSGGVLEVQPGTVTVLADTAIRGTDLDEARALEAKRKAEEHMNSSHGDVDFAQASAELAKAIAKLRVIELTKKAM; encoded by the coding sequence ATGGCTATGACTTATCATCTGGATGTCGTCAGCGCAGAACAGCGTATGTTCAGCGGTGTGGTGCAAAAAATTCAGGTGTCAGGCAGCGAAGGCGAACTGGGGATTTACCCTGGCCATGCGCCGCTGCTCTCTGCCATTAAACCTGGTATGATTCGTATCGTTAAACAGCACGGCGAAGAAGAGTATATTTATCTCTCTGGCGGCGTACTGGAAGTGCAGCCGGGTACGGTTACCGTACTGGCCGATACGGCAATTCGCGGTACCGATCTCGATGAAGCGCGCGCGCTGGAAGCAAAACGCAAAGCGGAAGAGCATATGAACAGCTCCCACGGCGATGTGGATTTTGCTCAGGCCTCAGCAGAACTGGCGAAAGCTATTGCCAAGTTGCGCGTCATTGAATTGACGAAAAAAGCGATGTAA
- a CDS encoding DUF5862 family protein: protein MMKELNVYEVQQVSGGYVESFGEAVEGLVFGLIDGLATGLIIGGGPGSKSHGVGGIIAQGVGAILGAIVGPVFGMVTGVIYGKDAAAEMIRDYRLTFNSGM, encoded by the coding sequence ATGATGAAAGAATTAAACGTATACGAAGTACAGCAGGTTAGCGGTGGTTATGTTGAGAGTTTTGGTGAAGCAGTCGAAGGTTTAGTATTTGGCCTCATTGATGGATTAGCGACAGGTCTAATTATTGGCGGCGGCCCGGGTAGTAAATCACATGGTGTAGGCGGTATTATTGCACAAGGTGTAGGGGCAATTCTTGGCGCTATCGTAGGACCAGTATTTGGCATGGTTACAGGTGTAATTTATGGTAAAGACGCTGCAGCTGAGATGATTCGCGACTATCGTCTAACCTTTAACTCCGGTATGTAA
- the glmU gene encoding bifunctional UDP-N-acetylglucosamine diphosphorylase/glucosamine-1-phosphate N-acetyltransferase GlmU, which translates to MSNNPMSVVILAAGKGTRMYSDLPKVLHTLAGKPMVQHVIDAAKHLGARKVNLVYGHGGDRLKSVLNDDSLNWVLQAEQLGTGHAMQQAAPHFADDEDILMLYGDVPLISVETLERLRAVKPQGGIGLLTVILDNPTGYGRIVRQQGEVVGIVEQKDANPEQLAIQEINTGILLANGGDLKHWLSKLNNNNAQGEYYITDVIALAHQQGRHIATVHPTRSSETEGVNNRLQLATLERVYQAEQAEKLLLAGVMLRDPARFDLRGELQHGRDVEIDTNVIIEGRVKLGNRVKIGSGCVIKNSVIGDDCEISPYTVMEDADLSDACTVGPFARLRPGSELAEGAHVGNFVEMKKASLGKGSKAGHLSYLGDAEIGSGVNIGAGTITCNYDGANKFKTIIGDDVFVGSDTQLVAPVSVAKGATIAAGTTVMKDITDAALVYNRKEQNHKTGWQRPVKKK; encoded by the coding sequence ATGTCAAATAACCCAATGAGTGTGGTGATCCTTGCCGCTGGCAAGGGGACCCGCATGTATTCGGATCTTCCTAAAGTCCTGCATACGCTGGCAGGGAAACCCATGGTGCAACACGTTATCGATGCTGCAAAACACCTTGGCGCGCGTAAGGTGAATCTGGTCTATGGGCACGGTGGCGATCGGCTGAAATCGGTATTGAATGATGACTCACTGAATTGGGTGCTGCAGGCCGAACAGCTCGGTACTGGCCACGCGATGCAACAAGCGGCGCCGCATTTTGCCGATGATGAAGATATTCTGATGCTGTATGGTGACGTGCCCCTTATTTCAGTCGAAACGCTGGAACGCCTGCGTGCCGTTAAGCCACAGGGTGGCATCGGGTTGCTAACAGTAATACTGGATAACCCGACCGGCTATGGTCGCATTGTGCGTCAGCAGGGCGAAGTGGTCGGGATTGTCGAGCAGAAAGACGCTAATCCTGAGCAACTGGCAATTCAGGAAATTAACACCGGCATTCTGCTGGCCAACGGCGGCGATCTTAAGCACTGGCTAAGCAAACTGAACAATAACAACGCCCAGGGCGAATATTACATTACCGATGTTATTGCCCTTGCCCACCAGCAGGGCCGCCACATTGCAACAGTCCATCCGACACGTAGCAGCGAAACCGAAGGGGTGAATAATCGTCTGCAACTGGCAACCCTGGAGCGTGTTTATCAGGCCGAACAAGCAGAGAAATTGCTATTGGCTGGCGTTATGTTACGCGATCCGGCGCGTTTCGATTTGCGAGGTGAACTGCAACACGGTCGTGACGTGGAAATCGATACGAATGTGATTATCGAAGGCCGGGTCAAACTCGGTAACCGGGTTAAAATCGGTAGCGGCTGCGTGATTAAGAACAGCGTAATTGGCGATGACTGTGAAATCAGCCCTTATACGGTGATGGAAGACGCCGATCTTTCTGACGCCTGTACCGTTGGCCCCTTCGCACGGCTGCGACCGGGGAGCGAATTGGCGGAAGGCGCCCATGTTGGCAACTTTGTCGAAATGAAAAAAGCCTCGCTTGGCAAAGGTTCGAAAGCCGGTCATCTCAGCTATTTGGGCGATGCTGAAATCGGGTCTGGAGTGAATATTGGCGCCGGTACCATCACCTGTAACTACGATGGCGCGAACAAATTTAAAACCATCATCGGTGATGATGTGTTTGTCGGTTCCGACACCCAACTGGTGGCGCCAGTTAGCGTTGCGAAAGGCGCGACGATTGCGGCTGGCACCACGGTTATGAAGGATATTACCGACGCTGCTTTAGTTTATAACCGTAAAGAACAAAACCATAAAACTGGCTGGCAACGTCCGGTCAAAAAGAAATAA
- the glmS gene encoding glutamine--fructose-6-phosphate transaminase (isomerizing) produces MCGIVGAVAQRDIAEILLEGLRRLEYRGYDSAGLAVVDQQGQVTRLRRLGKVQKLAEAADEHPLVGGTGIAHTRWATHGEPSEKNAHPHISSHIIVVHNGIIENHEPLREQLIALGYQFASETDTEVVAHLVHHEQQQHGGTLREVVLRVIPQLRGAYGMVIMDSRDPSVLVAARSGSPLVIGRGVGENFIASDQLALLPVTRRFIYLEEGDVAEVTRREVTIIDRAGQPATRSEIESSVQYDAGDKGVYRHYMQKEIYEQPLAIKNTLTGRFSHGEVDLSELGAEANTLLSQVEHIQIVACGTSYNSGLVSRYWFEALANVPCDVEIASEFRYRKSAVRKNSLLITLSQSGETADTLAALRLSKELGYLGSLAICNVAGSSLVRESDLALMTKAGTEIGVASTKAFTTQLTVLLMLVAKMSRLKGANPQVEHDIVHALQALPSRIEQMLAQDKLIESLAEDFSDKHHALFLGRGDQYPIAMEGALKLKEISYIHAEAYAAGELKHGPLALIDADMPVIVVAPNNELLEKLKSNIEEVRARGGLLYVFADQDAGFSDSEGMRIIPLPHVEEAIAPIFYTVPLQLLSYHVALIKGTDVDQPRNLAKSVTVE; encoded by the coding sequence ATGTGTGGAATTGTTGGCGCGGTCGCGCAACGTGATATCGCAGAAATTTTGCTGGAAGGTCTGCGCCGCCTGGAATATCGCGGGTATGACTCCGCGGGCTTGGCGGTAGTTGATCAACAGGGCCAGGTTACCCGCCTGCGCCGTCTTGGCAAGGTACAGAAACTGGCTGAAGCGGCGGATGAGCATCCGTTGGTTGGTGGTACCGGGATTGCCCATACCCGCTGGGCGACGCACGGTGAGCCGTCAGAGAAAAATGCGCATCCGCATATCTCCAGCCATATTATTGTGGTGCATAACGGAATTATTGAGAACCATGAACCGCTGCGCGAACAACTGATTGCCCTTGGCTATCAGTTTGCTTCTGAAACCGATACCGAAGTTGTGGCGCACTTGGTTCACCATGAGCAACAACAGCATGGCGGAACGTTGCGCGAGGTGGTTTTACGGGTTATTCCACAACTGCGCGGCGCGTATGGCATGGTCATTATGGATAGTCGCGATCCGTCGGTGCTGGTGGCCGCTCGTTCAGGCAGCCCGCTGGTGATTGGGCGCGGCGTCGGCGAAAATTTTATCGCCTCCGATCAATTAGCCTTGCTGCCGGTTACTCGCCGTTTTATCTATCTGGAAGAAGGCGATGTGGCGGAAGTGACGCGCCGCGAAGTTACGATTATCGATCGCGCGGGTCAGCCCGCGACGCGTAGCGAAATTGAATCCAGCGTGCAGTACGATGCCGGTGATAAAGGTGTTTATCGCCATTACATGCAAAAAGAGATTTATGAGCAACCGTTAGCGATTAAAAACACCTTAACCGGGCGCTTTAGCCACGGTGAAGTGGACCTTTCCGAACTGGGCGCAGAAGCCAATACATTACTGTCGCAGGTTGAACATATTCAGATTGTCGCCTGCGGAACGTCGTACAATTCCGGCCTGGTATCGCGCTACTGGTTTGAAGCCTTAGCCAACGTTCCTTGCGATGTGGAAATTGCCTCTGAGTTTCGTTACCGCAAATCGGCAGTACGTAAAAATAGCTTGCTGATTACCCTCTCTCAATCCGGGGAAACCGCCGATACGCTGGCGGCCCTGCGCTTATCGAAAGAGCTTGGCTATCTGGGTTCACTGGCGATTTGTAACGTTGCCGGCTCCTCGTTAGTGCGTGAGTCTGATTTAGCGCTAATGACCAAAGCCGGTACTGAAATCGGCGTGGCTTCCACTAAAGCGTTCACCACGCAACTGACGGTGTTGCTGATGCTGGTGGCGAAAATGAGCCGCCTGAAAGGTGCCAATCCACAGGTTGAACACGACATTGTTCATGCCCTACAGGCGTTACCGAGCCGCATTGAGCAAATGTTGGCGCAGGATAAGTTGATCGAAAGCCTGGCGGAAGATTTCTCTGATAAGCATCATGCGTTATTCCTTGGTCGCGGCGATCAGTATCCGATTGCGATGGAGGGGGCGCTGAAGCTGAAAGAGATTTCTTACATCCATGCAGAAGCTTACGCGGCGGGCGAACTCAAACATGGCCCGTTAGCGCTGATTGATGCAGATATGCCGGTTATCGTAGTGGCGCCGAATAATGAACTGCTTGAGAAACTGAAATCGAATATTGAAGAAGTACGCGCTCGCGGCGGTTTGTTGTATGTTTTTGCCGACCAGGATGCCGGGTTCAGCGATAGCGAAGGTATGCGTATCATTCCGTTGCCACACGTCGAAGAAGCGATCGCGCCGATATTTTATACCGTGCCGCTACAGTTGCTCTCCTATCATGTGGCGTTGATTAAAGGTACTGACGTCGATCAGCCGCGTAATCTGGCGAAATCGGTCACGGTAGAGTAG
- a CDS encoding DHHA2 domain-containing protein encodes MIHVFGHTHPDSDAICTAVVAAHWLTLRNHPARAWRLGEANRETRFIFEQAGIPLPERLNIPLKNEQVWLVDFTEPAQGPLDLLQSQILGIIDHHRLGGLTTQLPPEVWIKPVGSSATLLWMLMDTDARHSLPPTLAILLLGALLSDTVNLHSPTSTEDDIRIATELSVVSGVNRKSFARELLRAKTDIADQSAEQLLDKDLKAFVIAGIDVRIAQLEVSSQQQIAPLIDDLHAAMMDMASQTGAGLVVLMLTDITDCYSTLYFAGRESRNMASCSVPGMLSRKKQLLPWLEAHLNQSRS; translated from the coding sequence TTGATACACGTTTTTGGTCATACCCATCCTGACAGCGATGCTATCTGCACTGCCGTGGTAGCCGCACATTGGCTCACGCTCCGTAACCATCCCGCTCGTGCCTGGCGGCTCGGTGAAGCGAATCGGGAAACGCGCTTTATTTTCGAGCAGGCCGGTATCCCTTTGCCAGAACGGCTAAATATTCCTCTTAAAAATGAACAGGTTTGGCTGGTTGACTTTACTGAGCCTGCTCAGGGGCCTCTCGACCTGCTGCAAAGTCAGATCCTGGGCATCATCGACCATCATCGCTTGGGCGGGTTAACCACACAGTTGCCGCCGGAGGTCTGGATAAAACCGGTTGGCAGTAGCGCCACACTATTGTGGATGCTGATGGATACCGATGCCCGGCACTCCTTGCCGCCAACCCTCGCCATCCTGTTGTTGGGCGCGCTGCTCAGCGACACAGTCAATCTTCACTCACCGACCTCCACGGAGGACGACATTCGCATCGCCACCGAACTCAGCGTGGTGTCCGGTGTGAACCGTAAATCTTTTGCGCGTGAACTACTGCGCGCCAAAACCGATATTGCTGACCAGTCAGCGGAGCAACTGCTGGATAAGGATCTCAAGGCCTTCGTCATCGCCGGGATAGATGTGCGTATTGCTCAGCTTGAAGTGAGCTCGCAGCAGCAGATTGCTCCGCTTATTGATGACCTGCACGCTGCCATGATGGATATGGCAAGCCAAACTGGCGCGGGACTGGTGGTGTTGATGCTTACCGACATCACAGATTGTTATTCCACGCTGTATTTCGCAGGACGGGAGAGCCGCAACATGGCTTCCTGCTCCGTACCGGGCATGCTCAGCAGAAAGAAACAGCTTCTGCCATGGCTTGAGGCCCACCTTAACCAGAGTCGGAGTTAA
- a CDS encoding universal stress protein, whose amino-acid sequence MNSYTHALVLVHGKEDGSLLLAGAVALAQPLNMKITLAHISDDYREMNYVSDSLMDDAVSEEVVKAKALLSELSASTDQAVDTRQLVTMRRFEDVEKCIAELGIDLVIAGHRNRLMSALTSRSAEYINHLTVDVLIKHIHD is encoded by the coding sequence ATGAACAGTTACACGCATGCACTGGTACTGGTACACGGTAAAGAGGATGGAAGCCTGCTGCTCGCCGGGGCGGTCGCGTTGGCGCAGCCGTTAAATATGAAAATCACACTTGCTCATATTAGCGATGACTACCGCGAAATGAATTATGTCTCAGATAGCCTGATGGACGATGCCGTTTCGGAAGAAGTTGTGAAAGCGAAAGCACTGCTGAGCGAACTGTCTGCCTCGACGGACCAGGCGGTAGATACCCGCCAACTGGTGACCATGAGGCGCTTTGAGGATGTAGAAAAATGCATTGCCGAACTCGGTATTGACCTCGTTATTGCCGGACACCGTAACCGTCTAATGAGCGCTCTGACGTCCCGTTCGGCTGAATATATCAACCACCTAACCGTGGATGTTCTGATTAAACACATACATGACTAA
- the eno gene encoding phosphopyruvate hydratase — protein MSFTLDKVYAREILDSRGNPTVEVEVSTPDEQMARASVPSGASTGSREAAERRDGDAGRYGGKGVKKAVNAVNTEIGEAIRGIDVREQRHLDNLMLALDGTENKTRLGANAILAVSLAVARLAAQVMQQPLYRYLGGLRANLLPVPCMNIINGGVHARGQGADFQEFMIAPHGAPTLSEAVRQGSEVYQALRQILLAKNLSAAVGDEGGFAPTVASNREPLEFIVQAIEKAGYRPGEDISICMDPASSEFYRDGKYHLRTESSALSAIEMTDYYGELMDQFPIILLEDGLAEDDWDGWKHLYQQLGSRAELVGDDLFVTNVKYIRRGIEENLASAALIKLNQIGSLSETFDAVALCQQHGWGAFISHRSGETTDTFIADMTVALRAGHLKTGAPCRGERVEKYNQLMRIEQALGEGAQYAGLQAFTRRG, from the coding sequence ATGAGTTTCACACTGGACAAGGTGTACGCCCGCGAAATTCTTGACTCGCGAGGTAATCCCACCGTTGAAGTCGAGGTATCTACCCCTGACGAGCAGATGGCGCGTGCGTCAGTACCCTCTGGTGCCAGCACCGGTTCACGGGAGGCGGCAGAGCGGCGCGATGGCGATGCCGGACGCTATGGCGGTAAAGGAGTGAAAAAGGCCGTTAACGCCGTAAATACCGAAATCGGTGAGGCCATTAGGGGAATCGACGTCCGAGAACAGCGCCATCTGGATAACCTAATGTTGGCGTTAGACGGCACAGAAAATAAAACCCGGCTCGGTGCTAACGCCATTCTGGCTGTGTCGCTGGCGGTCGCCCGGCTGGCAGCACAAGTCATGCAACAACCGCTGTACCGCTATCTCGGTGGGCTGCGGGCTAATCTATTACCGGTACCTTGTATGAATATTATCAACGGCGGCGTGCATGCCCGTGGACAAGGGGCTGACTTTCAGGAGTTTATGATAGCGCCACACGGTGCGCCGACGTTGAGTGAAGCGGTACGGCAGGGTAGCGAGGTTTACCAGGCACTGCGTCAAATACTGCTGGCGAAAAACCTCTCGGCGGCAGTGGGAGATGAAGGTGGGTTTGCGCCGACTGTTGCGTCCAACCGGGAGCCGCTTGAATTCATCGTTCAGGCGATTGAGAAGGCCGGTTATCGTCCAGGTGAGGATATCAGCATTTGTATGGATCCGGCATCAAGCGAGTTTTATCGGGACGGTAAGTATCATCTTCGCACCGAAAGCAGCGCACTGAGCGCCATTGAGATGACAGATTACTACGGTGAGTTAATGGACCAATTCCCTATCATACTGCTAGAGGATGGTCTGGCTGAAGATGACTGGGACGGCTGGAAGCATCTTTATCAGCAACTTGGCAGCCGGGCAGAACTGGTGGGTGATGATCTGTTTGTCACCAACGTGAAGTACATCCGTCGTGGCATTGAAGAGAACCTCGCCAGCGCAGCGTTGATTAAGCTTAATCAGATTGGTTCGTTAAGTGAGACTTTTGACGCCGTTGCCCTCTGCCAACAACATGGCTGGGGAGCCTTCATTTCACATCGCAGCGGTGAGACCACGGATACCTTTATCGCCGATATGACTGTCGCCCTGCGTGCCGGGCACCTGAAAACCGGCGCGCCTTGTCGAGGGGAGCGTGTGGAAAAATATAATCAACTGATGAGAATTGAGCAGGCATTGGGAGAAGGCGCGCAGTATGCGGGCCTGCAGGCGTTTACTCGTCGCGGATAA
- a CDS encoding 2,3-bisphosphoglycerate-dependent phosphoglycerate mutase, with protein sequence MAPSKLVLLRHGESVWNLENRFTGWTDVPLTEKGQREADKAGILLREAGLLPDCVSTSLLVRCIHTVWRVLDQLDRSWLPVDTTWRLNERHYGALQGLNKEETARLMGEDIVNQWRKSFRGIPPADPESPARLHQDARYRNVALRDLPSTESLEMTIRRVLPWWRHVVVPQLQSGKTVLIVAHRNSLRALIMFLNGMDEEAVSHLHVPTGVPMVYEMEQGGWRPCREPLA encoded by the coding sequence ATGGCACCCTCAAAGCTTGTTTTACTGCGCCATGGCGAAAGCGTATGGAACCTGGAAAACCGCTTTACCGGCTGGACCGACGTACCGTTGACCGAAAAGGGCCAGCGGGAAGCCGACAAAGCAGGCATTCTACTCAGAGAGGCCGGGTTATTGCCCGACTGTGTGAGTACTTCGCTGTTGGTTCGCTGTATTCATACCGTATGGCGAGTGCTGGATCAGCTTGATCGTAGTTGGTTGCCGGTGGATACAACCTGGCGGCTTAATGAACGCCATTATGGCGCGCTGCAAGGGCTTAACAAAGAGGAAACCGCCCGTCTAATGGGGGAGGATATCGTCAATCAATGGAGAAAAAGCTTTCGGGGCATTCCCCCTGCCGATCCGGAGTCACCGGCTCGTCTTCATCAGGATGCGCGTTATCGGAATGTTGCGCTGCGTGATTTACCCTCGACAGAAAGCCTGGAGATGACTATTCGTCGCGTGCTTCCCTGGTGGCGGCACGTAGTGGTGCCGCAACTTCAGAGTGGCAAAACCGTACTGATTGTTGCGCATCGTAATTCACTGCGCGCATTGATCATGTTTTTAAACGGGATGGATGAAGAAGCGGTCTCTCACCTTCATGTACCGACGGGAGTGCCGATGGTATATGAAATGGAACAGGGAGGCTGGCGCCCATGTCGGGAGCCTCTGGCGTAA
- a CDS encoding MmgE/PrpD family protein → MAEVISEVTKTSQLGHFASSLCWEDLPPEVIHYGKRALVDWSAAALAGASQPGARKVQKVLAALGQEGAATLVGTNIATSAPYAALGNAYASHLLDYDDVFNPIETTIHLSSCLWPAIMAIGQLRQLTGKEVLTAYVAGFETGARVARAAGPSHYQSAWHVTGTMGHVAAAAAAANALKLSVQETTHALGCSATQAAGIREVYGSDTKALHPAKAAMDGVLSALLAEAGFTSTDTAIEGQRGLLRAVSLDPNMALLTEGLNQHWHLPENGNKLYPTASLTHAAIEAATAAAADVSAERTITRIEIRMHPFSAAVTALAHPLTGSEARFSTPYCIAVALTRGGLGLGDFEQDTINDPIITRLCSLVNIQSDNQIDKRGCRLTLHWSDNTVSHYEVERNQGTASMPLSDEKLSGKLLDAIGHQLEPNQANALVEQCWTLEQISDINLIMKKLCGVSV, encoded by the coding sequence ATGGCTGAAGTCATTTCTGAGGTTACAAAAACGAGCCAACTCGGTCACTTTGCGTCATCGCTCTGCTGGGAGGACCTGCCTCCTGAGGTGATCCATTATGGTAAGCGGGCATTGGTAGACTGGAGCGCGGCGGCATTGGCTGGTGCCAGCCAGCCGGGTGCCAGGAAAGTGCAAAAGGTCTTGGCCGCACTGGGCCAAGAAGGTGCCGCCACCTTGGTGGGGACGAATATTGCCACGTCAGCGCCCTATGCTGCATTAGGTAATGCGTATGCGTCACACCTGCTTGATTACGATGACGTCTTCAATCCGATTGAAACCACTATTCACCTTAGTTCTTGTTTGTGGCCCGCGATTATGGCGATCGGTCAACTGCGCCAGTTGACCGGTAAAGAGGTGTTAACCGCTTACGTTGCCGGATTTGAAACCGGTGCGCGGGTAGCGCGCGCTGCCGGGCCAAGCCATTATCAAAGCGCCTGGCATGTAACCGGCACCATGGGGCATGTCGCCGCTGCCGCTGCGGCAGCTAACGCGCTAAAGCTTTCGGTACAAGAAACGACCCACGCGCTGGGATGTAGTGCAACCCAAGCGGCTGGCATTCGCGAAGTGTACGGCAGTGACACTAAAGCGCTACATCCGGCAAAAGCAGCCATGGATGGCGTGCTCTCCGCATTACTGGCTGAAGCGGGTTTTACCTCAACCGACACCGCCATTGAGGGCCAACGCGGCCTGCTGCGAGCGGTAAGTCTGGATCCCAATATGGCGCTATTAACCGAGGGGCTGAATCAGCATTGGCATTTGCCAGAAAACGGCAACAAGCTGTATCCCACCGCCTCGCTAACGCACGCGGCGATTGAAGCGGCGACGGCGGCAGCGGCGGATGTCAGTGCGGAACGTACCATTACGCGTATTGAAATTCGTATGCACCCTTTCTCAGCGGCAGTAACCGCATTGGCACACCCATTAACCGGTTCAGAAGCCCGGTTTAGCACGCCTTACTGTATTGCGGTGGCGTTGACGCGCGGCGGGTTGGGGCTAGGCGATTTTGAACAGGATACGATTAATGATCCGATCATTACGCGTCTCTGTTCATTGGTAAATATTCAATCCGATAATCAGATCGATAAACGCGGTTGTCGCCTAACGCTACACTGGTCGGATAATACCGTTTCGCACTATGAAGTGGAGCGTAATCAGGGCACCGCTTCCATGCCATTAAGCGATGAGAAATTAAGCGGTAAGTTACTGGATGCTATCGGTCATCAGTTGGAGCCAAATCAAGCCAATGCGTTGGTAGAACAGTGCTGGACGCTGGAGCAAATTAGCGACATTAACCTGATCATGAAAAAGTTGTGCGGCGTCTCCGTTTAG